The DNA window aaaggtaaaaacaaCGTAGACACCAAAATTATAGATAAAATTAAGATGACCATGCTCAGAAATGATTTAGATTTATCTTACTTTAATCAAGATATTTCAGTGATTGAATTTCTCAGCCCAAAATTTCGAAGTACTACACAACCCATTATGCGACTTAGATAACTCGACTTGAGACATGAAAGGCAGAAGTTCCACATTTGGTGGGAGACTAAATATAATATCCTGTCTACTCCAGTGATGCATGATCAAACATATAtaatcctataaaaaaaaaccacttgGTTCCACAGGTAATAGTCAGCTTCAGCCAAATTCAATCCCTCCAACTAGAATAGCCTTCAACGCCATATGATCCATTCATCTACTCAAAGAAATCCCATTCAAAAACGTACCGACTCATTTCCTCATGACAAAAACACTTCCAATAACCAATGAAAAACTATACGCTTCTATAAATGAAAATCCCACATAACCAATAGAAAGAGAACACAAAACTAACTCCCAACAAATATAAATGATCCAAAGCAGAATACAAGCCAAAATATTcaattaataatgaaaaaacaccACAAAAAGTTCTAAAACTGAGTCCAAGGATCTAAAACCCAAGCTCAGGAATCCCTACGCCTTTTAAAccatagaaaacccaaaaacgcCTCAAAACCTGAGCTTGGTGAAGAACCACTTGTTCTTCCCAATGTTGAGCTGCTCCTCTATATAATGTTACAACCCACAAAAGAACCCCATAGCTTCATCACAAGAAATATACATACTGAATACTAATCCAATATTCTAACCTCAACCAGGAACCTTTTAACATACCAGGAAAATGCTATTTTTTATCTCCCACAAAACGTGATGCATATTAGGTGAAACTCCTACTGGATAAACTCATAAAAGCATCAACTTAGCGTTTTAACACAACTATGACATGCAAAAGATCATACAACTTCCCAAGACAACAATACTAACAGATACCCCTAGAACTAGCAATTATGGTACCCTGACTAATGAATCAATGTCTGAGCATCTCAATTGGAATAATCAATTCTCCACTTTTATAATTCCTTCACAAccaatattattaaaaaaggggggggggggggaagataaATAGTAGACAATCAGCAAATGAAACTGGAACGGATGCATTAACCATCTCAAAAATGAAGATTTGATCCTGAGATCAGATGGGAAAGACTTATAGAACCGGCTCACTCAAAACCCGCGGCTCAAATAGCGGTCGGTGGAAGAGGAATAATAAAGCTTGTTTGAATAAAGGAAGCATTCATACTCAGCCCGTGCTTGGACGCCCCTTTTGGGATCACTTCTTGACAACCCACCCACAAAAGAAAATGGACAGGCATTGACAATAGCCGAAGCCAGGGCGCATCAAGCCCAGGTCGTAGTCCGTGGGCGATTTCATGCTCCAAATTTGAACAGTGATTCCAATAGAACCAAATATTATACCCAAATGACTCGAGCACTCTAGCATGCCTAATCAGATGCATGTGCTTCAATGTCCAATTGAGCCATTCAATTAGGAAATCTACCAAACATTCAACAATCGACTGATGAACAGAACCAGACGGATTTTAGCCAGAGTTCAAAAGTACGACCGAGATCAACTCCACTACACCTGAatgttgttgttcttgttgATTACAAGTACACCCATACAATACTGACACCATTGTACCCAAATGTACTCACAATGCCAGCAAGCTGGACCCATATTTCCATAACTCTTACTAATATTAAGTTCTTGAGATCAAGGAGCTGAGgtggaaaagagcaaggatcTGAATACACCTGGTCCTTCAAATTCCTCATTATAGAATAATCAATAATTGTAAACTCTTGTTGAGAATGAGACTTGCCTTGCATCTACATAATCCCAAGATTCCATCCACCATTGTTGGGGTGGGGGAAGGCAGAGGGAATTAGAGCATTAGAACCATCTAGATAAAACACATTCCAGATTGTCTATACATGAGCAAAAAATGAGGGAAAAACAAGTATATACAATGAAGTTATTGATAACATTAAGATAAACCATGCTTAgatatgattttgatttatcTTACTTTAATCAAGATATTTCAGCGACAAAATTACAAAGTACTACACAACCCACTACACAACCTAGAAATGATGTTATAATGCTAGTGAAGCAGGGCAGATGGAGAGATAATTAAACTGAGAATTGGAAGGCTGACGTTTCACATTTGGTAGAAGAATACAAATCTAAAATTATGTTCCCCTACTCCAGAGATGCATGATCATGCTGAAGACATATCCAAACCGCTCGTTTCCACAGGTAATGGTCACCTTTAGCTCAATCCAATCCCTCCAACTAAATAATTAAACTGAGAATTGAAAGGCAGAAGTTTCACATTAGGTAGAAGAATACAAATCTAAAATTCTGTTCCCCTACTCCAGATATGCATGATCATACTGAAGACATATAACCAAACCACTTGGTTCCACAGGTAATGTCCACCTTTAGCTCAATCCAATCCCCCCAACTAGAATAGCCTTCGACACCACTTGCACCATTCATCAACTCAAAAATATCCATTTCAAAGACTCATTCCAACCCTATTTCCCCATGACAAAACACTTTCAATAAGCAATGAAAAACAATACGCTTCCATAGTCGAAACACTACCAGAAGTGGTATTTTAATGGAATGAGGCATACCAACTCTTAACGAAAAGTAGTCGACTAACTtcgattccaaaaaaaaaaaccaattaaaaccCTAGAAGATAACCAATATAAAGAGAACACAAAACTAACTCTCAACAAATATAAATGATCCAAAGCAGAACACAAGCTGAAATATTCAAGTTAACAACAAAAATGCACCTCAAAAAGTTATAAGATTAAATCTAGGGATCCAATCCCATCTCAGGAATCGCTACACTTTTAAAACCcaagaaaaaccaaaatcacCTCAGAACCTTAGCTTGGTGAAGAACCACCTGTTCTTCCCAGTCTTGAATCGCTCCTCAAGACGAGCTTTGGTCTCCTTAGCGGCCGTGATCTTCTTGTCCCGAGACTGGAGAGAATCGACTGAGACGACGTCCTTGAGATCCACATCGAGGGTGTAACGAGTGGGCATGATGTGGTTGTAGTTCACGAGCTTGATGAAAGCCTTCACACGGGACTTCTTCGCAGTCTTCTTCGCTGAATCCTTGCGAATCACCTTCTTGGGGTACTTGGCGATTCCAGCAACCAAGCAGTGGCCGTAAGGGCGGTCACGAGTTCCATCGTCGAAGGATCTAATGATCACAGCTTTTCTTCCAGCGTAACGACCTTGAAGAAGAACCACCGccttgttgggtttcaagaactTCACCATCTTCGCCTCTCTATACTCTCTCAGACAGTGGCAGGAAGATTTTCTcctttgagctagggtttctgAATTGATCACCATACGGTCATTTATATTATAGAATCAGAACCCCAAAAGCTAAATCGAACCAAACTAAATCGGTTTGGTAccggtttcaaaaattggaatctTTTTTCGATTTAGTTGGTTTTGAATTTATGATTAAAATCGTTGAACCAAATCGAATTACTCATCTTCATATATTCATTTTTTACTAACAaatatgtttctttttctttcttttttttttgttaaaggtGATAAAAAGATAGTTTTTGGTGTAAAATAAGACCTAAACTAAATATGAGACCAAATAAAGAtccaaacaaaaaccaaaaccaaaaccaaatcaagccAATCTAGTTTGATGTTTTATCTTGAAATGTGTTTCTATTCtcgattcaattttggtttatAAATTTTATATCTTGAACCAAATcagttgacacccttaatttatACACTATATTATGCCGTTATAGGCTGCTAAATGTTTGTGACATTTGCTCCGCGACCTGTAAGTTAAAGAGAAATGGGTTGGGCTGgactgggctgggctgggcagGGCAATGCTACAAaactttttaccttttttatgttttctatggTGAATTATTATTAATACAATGGTTTGTTATTTTTAAAATGTCACGAAACATCTATTTTGGATTGAATTAAATGTTTCATCTCCAGTTGGtagtggaaaaaaatcgtctgcaattctgatctcgtacaattccgtgcaataccaccttcaagcggtgacacgtgtattgataccaatacaatgacccagatctgatttaaatgtcttttcactgatttaatgttttattagttgtaccagatctgggccattgtattggtatcaatacacgtgtcatcgcctgaaggtggtattgcacggaattgtacgagatcggaattgcagacgatttcaacccgttgGTAGTGGATTGAATTACATTCGTCTATTAGCATTTCATGGGTTGTTATGCTACCATCATTCAATGAAGAATGAGAAAAAACCTTTTGGTTATGTTGTATTTCTTGCTAATAAGTATATGGAGaagatttttttgtttgtacAGAGAATTTCTTCATCCACCATGGTGTATCCATATGATTAGACTATCAAGCATTAAGTTATATTATTAAACTCTCACCTCCGTTCTATGTGATCCAATTCGAAACTACCTCTCATGGCTTAAAAGCTTTTCTCCATaccatggatgaagaaaaactcgGTCTGAACTTCTTGTGATCCACCAAAAAAGCAATGATTCCATGTGGAATGAGAATAGCTTGGTTTGAAGGCTTATAAAAACTTGGACCACCCACTCCTTAATGGTTAGATTTTAAAAGTAAGGTTCTATCAAGCCCAATCCACAAAGAGTGGAGGTGGATTAACTAAACTTGAAAGGCTAATAAAACCATTTAAATTCACCTAGTGTGATAGAAAAAACAATTCTCTCTTGACCTAATTAAATTACCGTTCGATTACTAGATCTATCTCTAAAAACACTGTTAAAAATGGGTTTAacctcctctatatatagattGAGTTCCTTAGTCAGCTCCGTAGCATACACTAATATCTCCTTGTGTGTGTTTATAagtgtttctctctcctttcacaATACGTCtagatatatcatttcataAGAGGGTTGAGAGATTTATATATGGAAAAGGCTAGCCAACAAGCATTCTCTCTTTCCCCACTTTGAAATGACCCCTACCCCACCTACATGATGCTCCATCCAGCACCCCCATTGGTACCACCGCTAGCTTATCGCACACGGGCGATGTGCCTGTACTTCTCCACCCATTTCATTCTTCATTTTCACTAAATCACCTACAGACTACAGCTGTGCCCAAAGTTAATCCAAATGCAATTATCAGAGGATAGATGTTTCACCAAGGAATTTAGTTTTGGAACCGTTCTACTATTAGATAAGTTGACTCAGGGTTCGTCAGGACTGATCCCAGTTGACTCCCTGATCTCAGGTCAAAACTTGGTTGAAACAGCTCTAGGACCATTGACTTGGGATCAGCCCTTGCTCAGGTCCTTGGTTTCATCTTGCCATCTTAActttcttcttcacaaacaTTTGCAAGGTCAGGCCTGTATTTACTGAACAAACCCATTAGTGCTCATTATAAACTGATACCTCACTTGGATCATTATGCAGTCAATTCACAATTGCCGAAGTTCCAATGTCAGGTCTAGATAAAACATGAAGTCAAGGGCAAATACCTTTGTCTGTACAAAAtttcatcccaaagatttactggTGCAAAGAAATGATCCATAtgcttcagaaaaaaaaaaacgcagcTTAACTTGCCGTCACACGAGGGGCATCTCCAATGCTCGTAGCACATCATTGAACTCAAATTCATGAGTGTCTCTGTTGAACCTTTCAACCAGTTTGTACCTAACATCATTCAGATAGAAAGATTGTGTGGTCTCCAAAAGCCACTTTGCTTCTGAATCACTGAGCTTGCTGGTGAACACTACATCCCCATGGATAAGCACCAAATCTTTGCTGTCAGCAAATTCAGTGTAATGAGTCGCTGTGAAGTAGGGAGCTGCTTGAGTTCCTCTTGCCTTGTAATCCTCAAGGCCAGTGAAAAGTATGTGGGGCAACTGCACTGCAAGAAAAATTTGCATCCTATAAAAACTCTGGAAGGTAACTTTGAACATTTCTTCATTGAAGAAACCTCAGtttgattcttattttttttcttttctttcatggaTCATAATTCTTCAAGATTCGAAACTTAACTTCCTCTACAATTCTATAAATTTGAGCAAGAAGCCAAATTCAAGATGTAATGGTAAAGGAGATTGTTTTTTCCTTCTAGGGATAAATCTTTCGCAAGTCTACAATAATATAATTCAGGCAGCTTATCAACTCTTTGGGTGAGAATAGAAAACTGAGTGGTGTTAGCATTCAACAACAAAGAAGAAGCATACTAGTGCAGTTGGATGCTTACCAGGAGACTCTGGTGTAAGCATTTAATGATAAAGATGAAGCACACTAGTGCAGTTGGATACTTATTCTTTATTCATGAAGTTTtatgacaacaacaacaacaacaactcagccttatccccaACTAAATGGTGTTGGCTACATGAATCTTTACCTTTCAATCAGCTCTGTTCAAGGTCATatttgatacaaggcctaagctatggatgtctttcctcaccacttctcctagagtccttttaggtctgcccctggTTCTTTTAGTAATTCAATTTGTGCATCAAATCACTCCTCAGTACTGGAGATTCcaaaggcctctgttgaacatggccatgccccCTCAAATCACTTTCTTGTAGCTAATCATGTATTGGAACTAcacccaaatcagctctaatataaTCATTCCTTACTATACCCTTCCTAGTTTCGCCACACATACATCTCAATTCTCAACTACACTGAATTAATCTATACGATGATTCATAACTGCCTAACATTCCACACCATACATTATAACCgactgtcctatagaatttttcatAAGTTCTAAAAGAATACATTGGTCACACTACAGCCGGACGCACCCCTCTACTTCATCCATCATATTTTAGTTTTCTGTGAAATTCTCAATATCAACAGGTCACAGGTTGGAGgacaaatatttaaaaaaaccaATGGAGCCAAAAGACTAGCCAGGAACCAAACAGGTCACTGGTTGACATGAGATAATGCTCCTTGGTAGTTGATGGCAGGAGATTATTAGTTGGTAGTAAACTAGTTAGAAGAAGTAAATATATGGTTAAGacatcaacaaaaaaaagatagatATGAAGGACGTCACCATTTTGAGCACAAGTTAATATCAGAATATCAAAATCTTCAGCAACAATTTCAGAAACTTATCAGACTCTCAAAGAGACTCAGATGACTTAACGCACAGTTGATAATTTGAAATTCCTTTAACAGTATCATGATTCTAGAAATGATATGCAGTTTGAATTCCAGAAAGCTTTTGAGATTCTGAAAAGGCAGAAAATAAGTAGAAAAGTTGGAAGAAGCAGACTTGGTAGACATCGATTTTGCAAGGGCACATTACTGCTATCAACCAAGGATCAAACCAACAAAATGCATGTCAAAACCGATGATAAGAAGATCACTTGTACAAAATTTATGATGCAGGAGAGAAATGCTGGTTACATATGATCATGTTATAATTAtgttattcacccaaaaaaatagttATAATTATGTaataaacacttttttttttcttctctaaaataagaaaaactttGTTAGGCCATAAATAAATGAACAG is part of the Macadamia integrifolia cultivar HAES 741 chromosome 9, SCU_Mint_v3, whole genome shotgun sequence genome and encodes:
- the LOC122088298 gene encoding 60S ribosomal protein L27-3-like; the protein is MVKFLKPNKAVVLLQGRYAGRKAVIIRSFDDGTRDRPYGHCLVAGIAKYPKKVIRKDSAKKTAKKSRVKAFIKLVNYNHIMPTRYTLDVDLKDVVSVDSLQSRDKKITAAKETKARLEERFKTGKNRWFFTKLRF